From Streptomyces sp. NBC_01754, a single genomic window includes:
- a CDS encoding AAA family ATPase, whose protein sequence is MMLAPGPAGRMASLFHEDASLAEGVNWLKELHLRALEGQEQASALLKTVQALLSDGLLPDGYIAMRVSSEGLWVAPPGQPERAYPLREMSDGFRTVASLVLDMVRQLQNSYGTLNAGTNDAGKPVIRMPGIVIIDEVDAHLHVTWQRQIGSWLRAHFPLIQFIVTSHSPYICQAADPGGLIRLPGPDEQCGPEVVDDSLYRRIVYGSGEDVALSKLFGLETPYSDRAEQERRELVPLERKVFAGQATEAEAREYRERTTRLSSSRSARVDEVAARLGYDG, encoded by the coding sequence ATGATGCTTGCGCCTGGCCCGGCGGGGCGCATGGCCTCCCTCTTCCACGAAGACGCGTCGCTCGCCGAAGGGGTGAACTGGCTCAAGGAGCTGCACCTGAGAGCTTTGGAGGGGCAAGAGCAGGCATCTGCGCTATTGAAAACTGTGCAGGCGCTACTCTCGGACGGCTTGTTGCCCGATGGCTATATAGCGATGCGAGTAAGTTCTGAGGGGTTGTGGGTGGCCCCACCCGGTCAGCCCGAACGCGCGTACCCGCTAAGGGAAATGAGCGACGGGTTCAGAACGGTCGCCTCGCTAGTTTTGGATATGGTGAGGCAACTGCAGAACTCTTACGGAACACTGAACGCGGGCACGAATGATGCGGGGAAACCGGTTATCCGAATGCCCGGCATTGTGATCATCGACGAGGTGGATGCCCATCTCCATGTCACTTGGCAACGGCAGATCGGTAGCTGGCTTCGCGCCCATTTTCCGCTAATCCAGTTCATCGTGACTAGCCACAGTCCGTATATCTGCCAAGCCGCAGATCCTGGTGGTCTAATCCGCCTACCGGGACCAGATGAGCAATGTGGACCCGAGGTTGTGGACGACTCCCTATACCGACGCATCGTATACGGGAGCGGCGAGGACGTGGCGCTCTCCAAACTATTCGGCCTAGAAACCCCATACTCCGATCGCGCTGAACAGGAAAGGCGAGAGTTGGTGCCACTGGAGCGTAAGGTCTTCGCAGGCCAGGCCACCGAAGCAGAGGCCCGCGAATATCGCGAACGCACGACACGCCTGAGTAGTTCTCGTTCCGCCCGCGTGGACGAAGTAGCCGCTCGATTGGGATACGACGGGTGA
- a CDS encoding IS5 family transposase, giving the protein MTDAEWAEVRSVMPVPAWLLKQGGRPEAYCHREMLDAVRYLVDNGVKWMALPVDFPHWRAVYDFFRRWRSYDYVRELYERLRRSARERTGRNAEPSGGIIDSQSVDASETVGEDSRGYDGGKSRDGRKRHILTDAEGLLLEVTVTTADVHDSKAAPALLEAFMAEPGRLLKLVWVDSAYQGPALAKAFARHGVRIEVVRRSDGQRGFVVLARRWVVERTLSWLSRSRRLNRDHERRPDHHAQMVWWAAIIRLSRRLAGDAPRWPEKRPGRLLPASA; this is encoded by the coding sequence ATGACGGACGCGGAGTGGGCCGAGGTCCGCTCCGTCATGCCGGTGCCGGCCTGGCTCCTCAAGCAGGGCGGCCGCCCCGAGGCGTACTGCCACCGCGAGATGCTCGACGCTGTGCGCTACCTGGTCGACAACGGCGTGAAGTGGATGGCCCTGCCGGTCGACTTCCCGCACTGGCGGGCCGTCTACGACTTCTTCCGCCGCTGGCGGTCCTACGACTACGTGCGTGAGCTGTACGAACGCCTGCGACGCTCGGCGAGGGAACGCACCGGCCGCAACGCCGAGCCCAGTGGCGGGATCATCGACAGTCAGTCGGTGGACGCCTCCGAAACCGTCGGCGAGGACAGTCGCGGATACGACGGCGGCAAGTCACGTGACGGGCGCAAACGTCACATCCTGACCGACGCCGAGGGCCTGCTCCTGGAGGTGACCGTGACCACGGCCGATGTGCACGACTCCAAAGCCGCCCCGGCGCTGTTGGAAGCATTCATGGCCGAGCCGGGCCGGCTGCTGAAACTGGTGTGGGTCGACAGCGCTTACCAGGGTCCGGCGCTGGCGAAGGCGTTCGCCCGCCACGGGGTGCGGATCGAGGTCGTGCGCCGCTCCGACGGGCAACGCGGATTTGTCGTACTGGCCCGCAGGTGGGTGGTGGAGCGCACGCTGAGCTGGCTCTCCCGCTCACGCCGCCTCAACCGCGACCACGAACGCCGCCCCGACCACCACGCCCAGATGGTGTGGTGGGCAGCCATCATCAGGCTGTCCCGGCGCCTGGCCGGAGACGCTCCGCGCTGGCCGGAGAAGCGTCCCGGGCGACTGCTCCCGGCGTCGGCGTGA
- a CDS encoding ISAs1 family transposase yields MSDLRFFLESVPDPRSRRGRWYSLTSILLVCAAAAVSGARTIDELAEWGARADAELLATLGVRRHLLHWRHAPSRSAIGRLLERLDPDALDAAVGAWLAHRHTAAVPGRRRVIAVDGKALRGSARLDQPRRHLLSAVTHGRPVTLAQTEVGSKTNETRHFQPLLTPLDLDGDVVTFDALHTVKANAAWLVEVKKAHYVAVIKPNQPTAWAQLDGLDWHAVAIQHTASNKGHGRRESRSVKTLAIADNLGGIAFPHAKLALRVHRRRKETGRKETRETVYAVTSLDVHQAKPAELASHLRGHWTVEAQHHIRDRTFAEDASTVHAGNAPRVMAALRNLAIGALKALGATNIAKTTRAIRDQPERALPILGITYKPDLNGT; encoded by the coding sequence ATGTCTGACCTGCGTTTCTTCCTGGAATCGGTGCCCGATCCCCGCTCCCGGCGGGGCCGCTGGTACTCGCTGACCTCGATCCTGCTGGTCTGCGCGGCTGCCGCGGTCTCGGGAGCCCGGACCATCGACGAACTCGCCGAGTGGGGCGCCCGCGCCGACGCAGAACTGCTCGCCACACTCGGCGTGCGCCGGCATCTGCTGCACTGGCGGCATGCACCGTCCAGGTCGGCGATCGGGAGACTCCTCGAGCGTCTCGACCCCGACGCACTCGATGCGGCCGTGGGAGCCTGGCTGGCTCACCGCCATACCGCCGCAGTCCCGGGCAGGCGACGGGTGATCGCCGTGGACGGCAAGGCACTGCGCGGCTCCGCCCGCCTGGACCAGCCCCGCCGGCACCTGCTGTCCGCCGTCACCCACGGCCGCCCGGTCACCCTCGCCCAGACCGAGGTTGGGTCCAAGACCAACGAGACGCGGCACTTCCAGCCCCTGCTCACGCCGCTTGACCTGGACGGAGACGTGGTCACCTTCGACGCGCTGCACACCGTGAAGGCCAATGCCGCCTGGCTGGTGGAGGTCAAGAAGGCGCACTACGTGGCCGTGATCAAGCCCAATCAGCCCACCGCCTGGGCCCAACTGGACGGCCTGGACTGGCATGCGGTGGCCATCCAGCACACCGCCTCGAACAAGGGACACGGCCGCCGCGAGTCCCGCTCGGTCAAAACTCTCGCCATCGCCGACAACCTTGGAGGCATCGCCTTCCCTCACGCGAAGCTCGCCCTCCGCGTTCACCGCCGCCGCAAAGAGACCGGCAGGAAGGAGACCCGCGAGACCGTCTATGCGGTCACCAGCCTCGACGTCCACCAGGCGAAACCGGCCGAACTCGCCTCTCACCTGCGCGGACACTGGACCGTGGAAGCCCAGCACCACATCCGCGACCGTACCTTCGCCGAAGACGCCTCCACTGTCCACGCAGGCAACGCACCCCGCGTCATGGCCGCCCTGCGCAACCTCGCGATCGGAGCCCTCAAAGCCCTCGGAGCGACCAACATCGCGAAG